One stretch of Paracoccaceae bacterium DNA includes these proteins:
- a CDS encoding DUF3489 domain-containing protein, translated as MAQKSTPKTTATAPHPTKQQIVIDLLRRPEGATIEEITAATEWQSHTVRGAMSGALKKKLGLAITSEMVDARGRVYRIED; from the coding sequence ATGGCTCAGAAATCCACACCGAAAACAACCGCGACGGCCCCGCACCCGACCAAGCAGCAGATCGTGATTGACCTCCTGCGTCGGCCCGAAGGTGCGACCATCGAAGAGATCACCGCTGCCACCGAGTGGCAATCGCATACGGTGCGCGGCGCCATGTCCGGCGCGCTCAAGAAAAAGCTTGGCCTCGCTATCACCTCGGAAATGGTGGATGCGCGCGGACGCGTCTATCGTATCGAAGACTGA
- a CDS encoding helix-turn-helix domain-containing protein, translated as MGEKKTWTADDVADHFEEAFRTLRKLPAVKAKGYFNAWPDIARTSREIAAMEPQPMRVWPSAASITRLEQTFDWVLWIDEAERRLIWSRAARVPWKQISGELGVDRTTAWRKHKLALTKIASRLNV; from the coding sequence ATGGGTGAGAAAAAGACATGGACCGCCGACGATGTCGCGGATCATTTCGAAGAAGCGTTCCGCACGCTGCGCAAGCTGCCAGCGGTCAAGGCAAAGGGGTACTTCAACGCCTGGCCTGACATCGCGCGGACCAGCCGTGAGATCGCTGCGATGGAGCCGCAGCCTATGCGGGTCTGGCCGTCGGCGGCGTCGATCACACGGCTTGAGCAGACCTTCGATTGGGTGCTTTGGATTGACGAGGCCGAGCGCAGGCTGATCTGGTCTCGGGCGGCGCGTGTGCCTTGGAAGCAGATCAGCGGTGAACTTGGCGTTGACCGCACGACGGCATGGCGCAAGCACAAGCTCGCATTGACCAAGATCGCGTCGCGCCTGAATGTCTGA